The window CTTACTGCTCAATGGCAAAGCATATGTTTAAACGAATCCATAACGACGCTCAAGGTACAATGATACGATTTGCCATACAACATCTAGGAAATGTCATCCTGTGTTCCCAGACAATGGAGACACGAGTAACCTCAGCGCACTTAGGCATCCTCGGCCCTGTATCCTAACAGGAAACGGGCAGAATCGTCGAACCACTTTCATCATAGAGTATGGAAGAAATCAGATCACGAGGTGTACTAACCATAGCCAATTACAGTTTCAGTTTTCATGCCGATTATTTGGTTCGACCGATCATACTTCGGCAGAGATCAAACAAAATTCACATTAATCATTCAGCAAAGGAGCGATATTAGGCAGAATAACGAGCAATAAATCAGGGATTATGCTTGTTTGATCAAATTCCCAGAGATGCCACAAAGCAAAGTCTAGTACTCGTTAAACTATGCCGTAAGCACGTTACCATTTACGATTTCTAAATACTCCAACAGCAACGTAAACTGAAGACTTTCGCTGGGGGAAAAGAAAGCCCCGTCAAGAGGCCATCATACTAAAATTCAATCCGCTTTGTTCTCTGTGATTTATCTGTAcaattgaagctcaaatcaTTAAAGAATCCTCCACAATCAACCCCAATGATTTGCACCGAATGCTGCTTACATTCGAAATCGAAAGAATCGATCATCCCCCATCCCGTCACCATTCGCGACCCCCTCTCGCCGACACCTACCACAACCAGAAATTCTTGAGCTGCGATCTGGCGGATTCCCGGAAACTCTTCACCTTCATCAAGCAGAAGTGCGTGCTGCACGcccccaaacccgacccgacccggcaCGTCTTGAGCAGATAGCAAGCCGGCCCGCAATTCGCCCCCTTCCCCTGCACCACCAATCCCCAAATTCTGGTCACATTATCTCCTCCCTCGTCGTCATCCTCGAGCTCCTCCACGTAGATCACGCCTTCAGGCTTCTGGACCTCCCCCTTCTCCCACTTCATCCTCACGCGATCCCAATCCTCCTCCCTCATCCCCTTCTCCGTCCTTAGCCTTATCGACTCGCCGCCCCTGGCCCCGCcagcgccggcgccggcgccgcgGTTCTCGTCGTAGACGTGCACGAACAGCGGCGCCCCGCGGAGGTTCCTCACGATCTCCGCCACCGAGTCCTCCATCCAATCGTCCAGCTTCTCGTGCGCGATCGCGGCGCCCTCCTCGAACTCCTGGTACGGTTTCGGCTTCCTGGGTATCCGGACCGGCGCCATCGGGGCCGCCGCCGAAACGGCGCGCCGCATCTGGGTCCTCGATCTCGCTCCGTTGGGCATCGTCACCGACCACGGCTTCGACGGGCTCTGGTGATCGATGTGGCGGGCGGGGAGATCGAAGCGGCTCATGCAGcactcgccgccgccgcggacCCCGAGAGACGCCATCGCCGGTCACCTGGCGGCAAGGAAGAGCGAACCCAGAAGCGGCAACCCGCGGAAGATTCGAGCTTTGCCCGCTCCTTGATCCGCGGAAAAGGAAAGGCTTCTTGGGTCGGGATGGAAAGATGATGAACGGGTGGTTTTCTTGCGGTTGGTGATGGAGGgaacgagagagagaacgaAGGAGCACGGGATTGAACGAGGATTAATCTTTTTATCGACGGGTGGTCAAGAATGGATGGTGACTGGGGAGAAAAGGGGCAGGAACAAGAACTGGAATTTGGAATCGCGAGTTGATGTTTTTGTAGGTGAGTTTGTATGGATTCGGAAGCATCGATGTCGCGACTGGGACGCTTCCTCCTGGTAGCTGTAAACGCCACGCAAACTATTATAATCCACCGGAGACCTTGAGGAGCTGTCGCCTGCGGTCGGGAGCACTGGGCTTCGGTGCACCCGTTTCCCTCCTAGCCAATGGGAAAATTTAGAAGAGAGATTATCAGTAaatataaggcctttttgaaGTCGTTGGTTCAAAAAAATTGGATTATCTACTGACCGTGCATCGTAGCGATAAGCTAGAATTTAAAAATCGATTCAGAGATTAAAATTAAGGCTGGACTCAAGTCACTTGTGTCCTTTCAAAACAATGAAGCTCCTCTTTGATTGGGTATCGGAATCAATCCAATTCACAAAATTATAATGAGATCAAACAACAATTTCAGAGAAAAAATGTCGTTATTCGGAatgtgaatttaaaaaaaataaatattcattgaattattttcataatttttcccACTTAAGATGACGTCAGAAAGTGAAATTCTGTTGGTGGTTGCAATCCGCGTCTCCTGCAACCGGGCGCAGAAGATAAAACCTTCCCTCGGCTCGCAACGCCACGAGCCGAAATGCGAGCGGGAACGTGCACTTTTGCTCCCTCCACGAGGCTCACATAAGGCGCGCGTTAAATTCTCGCGTGACGTGGATCGGGGAATAATCCTGGGCCGTGCATCCGAGTCCACGTGGCAAGACTCCTTCCAGGCTCAACGGTCTCGATCGTCCGCATGGAGGTCGCATCCCCACGAGCTGGCGCACCTCATTTCGCGCCCCGTTGTCGTTTAGCGGCTGGAGCGCCACGAGggcgctgacgtggaggtcGGTGGTTGGTGGAGGGAGGGGGAATGCACGGGCCGACACGCGAAAGCCGCACGCGATCGCGGTTCGCCACAAGCTGACGTCGACCCGCGAGCGCGTTCCGTCCAGTGAAATCCGACAGGCGGACACGTGGACACAGGCCGAGTGCCACGTCATTCTCGCGGCTGGTGGCGCTTGACGTGGTCCGCGTCAAAGAGAAATTTGAGAATTgacagaaaaaaggaagaaaaggagtgGGTCAAAGAGCTCGTGGTTTTTGACTGGGGAGAGACGGGAGGAGCTCGAGAATTTTTCACATGGAAAAcgacaattttattttccagcaTTTTGAACGTGAACTGGTCCAAGTGAATCAAAGTCGTCCACGTGAAAAgaacatgttctttttatggTGAGAGAAAACGACATGCTCataattttaggaaattttttttataagttaataatttttgtgaaataaataaaatcttaacAAAGTAGTTTTGGTTTAAGATGCTTATTTAGATATAGTAAAATTGAACTCGGAGGGACCCTTATTGATCTCGGTCTCGCATATTCTAATGCTTTCTAATATTTAAAGTTGATTCCGATCACTTTGGACTTTAATCACTGTTCGAGGACGACATcaaaaattagttaataatttGAAACTTGTCCATCAACGAGAGACAGGGAGCCAAAAAGCTAGCGAAGACtgacttttaatttttgctCTTTACTTAATTTGAATATTGTCACTCACGCATTTCGACTTTTGGTAATTGaagctcttgatttttttttcattattttaatttatccaaacaatattttaaattttggtaagaaagtaaaagaaaaaaaaagttttgctTTTGGTAAATCTTAAAGAACTTGCCTTACTCTAGTTTTCTACGATCGGGTGTCTCTGGAAATAGATAGAGGGCGAAAAACTTTCCTACAATCATGTACATACAACACAGATCATCTTCGATGAACTTCCATATATTTGCTGAATTTACGAAAAAAAATACTCATCATTTTAAAGTAAACCGATTTTTACATGCACAAAGCCCATAGCGTATTACCCTCCAGtaaaaaatgtttcaatttaTGCCTTCACCATCACAGGCCCTAATGACCGGCAAAgagaaataggaaaagaaaagaaaaaaatcataaattttcaaaaagattgTTTATGTCAAAGCCATCCAATGCCGATTGTGCCACGCAAAACAATTGATGCTAATTGAATTGCCATGTGAACACATTCCAGCTAAAATCGTCAAAAGGATTATAttagaaaattgtcaaattggGTAGATAAATTATATTGGAAAATCgttgaaagatttataactaaattggttaaattaaaaagttttggtCTAAATTAGTTTTTGTATAGTAGGTTAAGATTGTTTGTACAATTTTCCCGAATGAATAttcttgtgatttttcattaGATAGCAAAGAttagcaatatatataatttatcataAGATATTTCTACAAATCTTGTAATTTAAATAGTCCTATTACTATGTGTGAACTtctcttgtttatttataatataaccAACGTAAAAATTATGACAACATCATTTTATGGTTTTATTAAAATAACACCGAACTTTTCTGACGTATTTTAAGGAAGATGACAATATATATAAGTCCACCTTGAACCGTATAAGTCCCGTTTCAAATATTGCTAAATAGAGGTCAATTTCGATGTgaaattatataagtttcttttcttttttgtggttttaaattttaatgAGACAGCTCGATGGTTAGTCTTTGCAATATGAGCCCTCTCCTTAACAGCAATCGCTCTCGTCATCAAATGGCAGCATAACCCTATCCCTTTTCACCTCATCCTATAGTTCTCCCTTCTTTGAAAGACTCAAAGTCATAGAAGTGCCTCGCCCTTTAGTAACTCTTAATACTCTTTGGTGTGCACATCAGAATACAAGCAGTGGTACAGGATCGTTTTCACGATAACACGCTGTTCTCGACATTTAGTAATAACCACGGTGGAACAACACAGGCTAGCGAGGGCGTGCGTTCCTGAGGAATCTACGCAAGGCTCTGGTTCAAGGAAGAGGTGGCGATGCGATGGCCGTGTTCTGTAAAGTGGAGACGAGCCGAGGGAGGGGACAAACCGGGGATCACGGCGAAGCTGCGGCCAAGCACGAGCGGAGAGGCATGGTGGGGATTCGAATGGAGGGAAGCTCTTGTCATTGCTGTCAACTTGTCCGGATTGCATCTCCAGGACCAAACTAGACATGCAGACTGAAAATGATTAAAACATATATAGGACAATTTTTCGGAAGAAACTAGGACAAATGTGTCGGTATCAGATTCGCTAATTAATTGCATACCATCCATGCGTGCTAAGAGATGCACATATTTGGAGTGGGGCTTGGGGTATGCAAGGCCGCCACAAGAATAATGGATAAATCTTTGAATTTAATGGGCATAAGGACACTAAATTATATTAAAGATTTTAGTTATCCATGCATAAATTTATTGGCTCAATGGAGAGAGACGAGTTAAATTTGGGAGAATTTCTTAAAATCTAAGGGCGGATAGGTCATTTTGAGATAACTGCACATAATAAACTACCCATTCTCTACAAAGGATCTATATTCTTTGTTCTGTATTGAGAATTTCTAACAATATTCCGATTTCAAATCGCCTAGTCTACTTTCATATCGTTGATAAGAATTGAATGTAAATTCGCTTTGAAGACATGAAATAGATGGTCTTTGTACGAGTTTTCTTGTCGATCATGAAGCCGTAACTTGTATTAGGATTTAACGACCGCTAAGTATGCCCTTTGCGACATGTTTTTCGACGACCGAACTGGAGGAGAAAAGTACCTCAATGCGTAACGAGTAGTCGTTGTTGCTAGAAGTTCGTTTTGGGCTTTGATTGGAAGAATCTGGGCTCCACTACATTGGGCCTTATGATAGATAGAGCTGGAGGAGTATTCAAACAGGCCAGGCCCATGGTCCATGAGAAATTGCTAGCCGTGGTTGGAGTCTGGGGAATTGGCTCGAAGTTGCTGCTGCGAATTTCAAGCTGAACTCATAAGGATCAATATGCACACGTAGCACTAAATTCTCTCGTAACCCTCAAGAAATACCATATCAAAGACATCAGATGCAATTTGTGTTAAAATGAACTCTACGATTTGAGGACAGACTGAGATTTTGTAGGAATGATATCGGGCACGATCTGTTCATCATAACTAAAATTTAACTCTCCGGACTTACCTTGGCGGAAGTCCGAACTTTCACGTGTTTCGGTTGGCCACAAGTTTCCCATTTTATTGCCCTCCTGAATCAAGACAATAGAAACTTTTCATGCCTCCCTCTCCTAATATAAGTTTCTCGCTTCTACCAATTTCAATTGTGCTAACCAACAGGGATGATacttatccaaaaataaaaggaaaaaaatgatttcagtatttaaaacatgaaaatccaGTCAGGATCGAGGTGAGTGATTTAAGGGCTTGTATAACAATTTGCACAATGGTCATCCATGAGCTTGAGACTTATATGTCAATACTTTCTCGTCTTTATTAAAATTAAGATCAGGTTTGTCACACCCTGAAACCATCATGAATGGGGGATGACACGGTCATCCTTCCACTCGAAGGACGTAGTCTCAAAGCTTCCAAAATCCAACTCCTAAAAGCCCCTTTGTCATATCGCTCTCGTACTACTCATCGTTAGCTGAGGATTGGAAAAATGGAGGGGCGAGTAACCATAGCTCATTAAGTAGTGCATCTCTTTTAAGTGGATCGAGCACCCACTATGcatatttccaaaattaaaccACAACAGTTTTAACCTAAATCCAAAATTTAACAAACAAATAATAAGAGAATAAGTTATCGATGCTTAAAAATAGCTATATTTATAACATAAACATTCATTTCACAATAACATCAAAACAAGCATCAATGGTCAGAAGCATCATTGTCAATACTCAATGGAGtaggattttctctttttctgaaGCATCATTCCTTCCCTCTGGAATATCCAACCATTCTCCCATGGTCATCAGAATTTTACAGGCCCCAAACTCAAGGAAgctatttaaatttttcaatttttggatgaCACACCCATCATTCTCTATGATAGTTCGGCAAACTTGGGACTCCCCGGTGACGGGAACACCTATGTTTATCTTGTATAGCAAGCTCAAGTTGCTGAAAGTGAGGCTCAAACAACTCAATAAGGACTCATTTTCTGATATTTATTCCAGGACAGCGGAAGTTGGGAGTGCTTTAGAATCCATTCAGGATGCCCTTCATCTGGACCCTTTCAACCAGGCCTTGGCTAACAGGGAGAGAAACCGAATCTGGGCTTTCTCGGATCTCCGTCTCCAGGAGGAATTATTCTATAAGCAGAAATCCAGAATTCGTTGGCTCAAGAAAGGAGACCTTAATACCAAGTTTTTCCATCCCTCCGTTCACAAGCGGCATCTCCAAAATAGAATCATTTTGGTGATGGATGAGAGTGGGATTCTGATCTCTGATCCATCTATTGTGAAACAGAAGTTTGTTTCTCACTTTGAAGATCTTATGGCACCTTCTATCCTTGCTACCCTACCTTCGGTCCAGGACATCGGATTAGTATTGGATGGGTAGGCCTATTACGGATATGAAAATTCACGACACGATGTTCTCGCTAGCGGCTGGAAAGGCCCCTAGTTCCGATGGATTTGGTGCTGAGTTCTTTAAGCAAAGTTGGGATTTAGATGGCCCTTCGGTTATTATGGCAATCAAGGACTTCTTTAGTATGAGTAAGATAGTTCGAGAGATTAACAATGCCATCTTAGTCCTTGTACCAAAACGTCCCAATGTGACATCCGTAAATGACTATAGACCAATTGCTTGCTGCAATACTGTCTACAATTGCATCACGAAGATTCTAGCTAATCAGTTGGCTTCTATTCTGCCATCTATTATTAGTCCTCTGCAGAATGCTTTTGTTAAAGGACGTTGCATTAGTGACAATATTTTGCTAGCTCGAGAGCTGTTCTTTGGCTTTCATCTGCATCCCTATTTGCCTAAATGTGTTATTAAGGTAAATTTTCGCAAGGCTTACGATACAGTTAACTGAGACTTCTTGGAACTGATTTTGCAAGCTTTCGGTTTTCCCGCGCACTTCATTAAACTCATTATGGTGTGTACTCGGACGCCTAAATTTTCTATCTCTCTAAATGGAGAGCTTCACGGTTTTTTTCCTAGTGGCAGAGGACTCCGTCAAGGGATCCCCATGTCTCCCTATCTTTTCACGTTGGTGATGGAGGTATTCACTAGTATTCTCAATCTTCAGACCAGGCGGCCTAAGTTCAGGTTTTTTTGGCAGTGCAAACCAACGTGGCTgtcccatctttttttttttttttgcagatgatgttCTTCTCTTTACTGAGGTGAATATGCCATCCCTTTCTTTGCTTAAGGATGGTATTACTCGTTTCTCTCAATGGAATGACCTAGTCTCGAACTTGGACAAGAGTGAGATCTTCTTCTCTGGAGTCCCGTATTCCAGGAAGGCTCTTTGCCATTTCAGTATTTGGGAGTGCCTATCATTGCATCAAGGTTTTGAAAGGCTGATTGTGCATCATTGGTCAATGCAATCACGTCGAGGGCACAATCGTGGACGCAacgtttcctctcttttgcagGACGCCTGCAACTGATCAAATCAGTTCTCCACTCGATCTAGCTCTACTGGGCGAATGTCTTTATTTTGCATAGGTCAGTTCTTGATTTTATTGAGCAGGTCTTTAGGCAATTCCTCTGGAAAGGCCTGAATCTTGGAACTGGAGGCGTAAAAGTTGCTTGGACTGATGTGTGCCTtccaaaggatgaaggaggcCTTGGTATTTGAAGATTGCGTGAATGCAACAAGGCAGCCATGCTAAAACACATATGGATTTTATTCACAAATAAGGAGTCCCTGTGGTGCAAATGGATTCATTCTAACTTCCTGAAGAAAAAGAACTTCTGGATAGCAATGAAACCAACCTATTCTTCTTGGGCGTGGAAGAAGCTGCTTGACCTCAGGCAGGAGTTTCGCCACTTATTCATGGCACGTGGGAAATGGGCGCTACCTTTTTTGGTTCGATAATTGGCACCCGAGAGGCCCTCTAAACATGTTTTTCTCCGACCTGGACATATACTGTTCAGGTATCCCTAAGCAAGCTACAGTCATTGATTTATTTTCTCACTTTGGCACGCCGTCTAGAGTCCTTGACACGATAACTTCCTAGCACAACCCTCTCCGTGTTCTAAACCAAAACATTGATTGCCTCCAGTGGATGGGTCACCCGTTTAGTGTTTTTTCAGCTGCATCAACTTGGGACAGTATTCGGCCAAGAGGGCGGTCCGTGCCTTGGGCTTCCTTTATCTAGAATCGCGTGTTGGTCCCCCAGTTCCAATTCCATCTGTGGTTAATCACTAGAAATAAACTGCCCACTTAGGTCTTGTCACTAACTTATGGCAGAATTACGGATGCTAATTGTGTTTTTTGTGCTTGTCATCCTGATTATGTTGATCACCCCTTCTTTGGGTGTCGTATCACTGGAGCTCTTGCTGTCTACTGGGCTTCTAGATGTAACCTTGCCTAGCGTAATTGTTCGTGGGCGGAAAACATTCAATGGGCCATCAGGTACCTATCGGAAGACCCTTTCCACCAAACCTTTGCTCGATTCGCCTTTGGAGCCTTATGCAATATTATCTAGAATGAAAGGAATAATATCCTCTTCCGTGATCACGAACTCTTTTTGCCAGCTTTGAAGAAACACCTAAACAAGGTCGTCGGGGACAAAGCTATGACCTTCCAACAAGTCCCGGATACTCCTACCAATAAGAGGATGCAACAATACTGGAACCTTAGCTCTTCTATCTTCTCAATTTGAGCTTTGGTTtgccttaatttcttttctttagacTGAGGTTTTTTGGCCCCCTCTTTCTTTTGGGTTACCATGATGCCCTTGCACTCCTATTGACATTTCCTAATGTCACCAGAAGTGCAAGTCCTTTTGTTGGTGTTGGGTCCCCCCCCCCCTCCTTTTGTATAGTTTCGCTTTGGGTTAAAGTTAATACATACCTTActtttacaaaaaagaaaatatcaatggtcaaatccattgattaatctcattaaGTCACATGACAATGGTCCatttcattgattaatctcatatcaCACATTAATGGTCTATTCCATAGATCCATTTCATATGAAATCACACGTCAATGGTCAATTCCAATGACTAAACTCAATCATATGTCAATGGTTCATTCTATTGACCAAACTcatatcacatgtcaatggtctactccattgaccaattcGTTgctaaatattaaatcatggtCACAATATAACGCCTAGTAACAAAGCGACCAGGAttccccttggcaaggtctccacctattattaatCGGTAGCTCGGTCCACAAGGATATGCCAGACTAGTATGCGCATACCCACAAGCCCCTCACTGGACTCACAATATTGAGCATCAATACCAATCTACAACAACCTCCACAATTCACAAGGCCAAAtctaaaaatcatttcatatgtCACAATACACTTCATAAATCAACCACATAACCTTTCGCAACTCAATTCATTCGCCACAAATATTTTCcgtaaaatatttctcaaataattttAGAACTCATCTCATAAATTGGTTTTACAAATCgaattaaatcaaatgcatATCATAAAGCTTATCACAAATCGGTATCTATATAACATTCTATATACCATCTCAAAGTCGAGTTTTTAGTAAACAATTTTCACAAATCCAAAACAtgtaatatttctcaactttgtTCATCAAACAGAATATATATTTCTATCAAAAAGTTCTCACGCTatttttaaataccaaaacgtAGTAAATGCCTGATTCATcaacaaaaatgatttattcataatttataaaatactAAATCTTCATCATTTCAAAGATATGAGCTTAGAAAAGATAGCACCACTCATTTGGGAAAGCCAAAAATCAATCTATGTGGTTAGTCGAGTTAACGCATTCGTATTCCTATCAATTAATCGAAAACGATATCAAAACCAAGTAAGGggctgtttgtttgtgttttttttattgttgtcaCGAACacaatttctattattttgttccggggaacaaaaaaataatagaaacgcatttgtttacatttttttcccggaacttgtttctgttccaggaaacaaatttggaacagaaacaagaaacaagaaataagaaaaacttgtttcttgttcccaggAGCACTTCCGAGA of the Eucalyptus grandis isolate ANBG69807.140 chromosome 10, ASM1654582v1, whole genome shotgun sequence genome contains:
- the LOC104420986 gene encoding uncharacterized protein LOC104420986 yields the protein MASLGVRGGGECCMSRFDLPARHIDHQSPSKPWSVTMPNGARSRTQMRRAVSAAAPMAPVRIPRKPKPYQEFEEGAAIAHEKLDDWMEDSVAEIVRNLRGAPLFVHVYDENRGAGAGAGGARGGESIRLRTEKGMREEDWDRVRMKWEKGEVQKPEGVIYVEELEDDDEGGDNVTRIWGLVVQGKGANCGPACYLLKTCRVGSGLGACSTHFCLMKVKSFRESARSQLKNFWLW